A genome region from Hevea brasiliensis isolate MT/VB/25A 57/8 chromosome 9, ASM3005281v1, whole genome shotgun sequence includes the following:
- the LOC110640297 gene encoding serine/threonine-protein kinase STY13 has product MLEGGPKFHGIIGLNNHDNNYDDLSQGFYHKLGENSNMSIDSYDSLQTSNGGRSVAMSIESIGSNDSHTRILNHQGLRRHANDNYSVQRSVNRNGRVTRAFNNDALAHALMDSNSPTEGLENFDNWTIDLRKLNMGAAFAQGAFGKLYRGTYNGEDVAIKILERPENDQEMAKLMEQQFQQEVMMLATLKHPNIVRFVGACRKPLVWCIVTEYAKGGSVRQFLMKRQNRAVPLKLAVKQALDVARGMAYVHGLGLIHRDLKSDNLLIFGDKSIKIADFGVARIEVQTEGMTPETGTYRWMAPEMIQHRPYTQKVDVYSFGIVLWELITGMLPFQNMTAVQAAFAVVNKGVRPVIPNDCLTALGEIMTRCWDANPDIRPPFIEVVQMLENAETEILTSVRKARFRCCMSIPMTVD; this is encoded by the exons ATGTTGGAAGGagggccaaaatttcatggaattatTGGCCTAAACAATCATGATAACAATTATGATGATTTATCACAAGGTTTCTatcataaacttggtgaaaattccAATATGTCAATTGACAGTTATGATAGCCTGCAAACAAGCAATGGAGGAAGGTCTGTTGCAATGTCCATAGAAAGTATTGGGTCAAATGATTCTCACACCCGCATATTGAATCACCAAGGACTGCGGCGGCATGCTAATGACAACTATTCTGTTCAACGGAGTGTTAACCGTAACGGAAGAGTCACACGTGCTTTCAATAATGATGCACTGGCCCATGCACTAATGGATAGCAATTCCCCTACTGAGGGGCTTGAGAATTTTGATAATTGGACCATTGATTTGAGGAAGCTTAATATGGGGGCGGCTTTTGCTCAAGGAGCTTTTGGGAAACTCTATAGAGGAACTTACAATGGTGAGGATGTTGCCATCAAAATCTTGGAGAGGCCAGAAAATGACCAAGAAATGGCGAAGTTGATGGAGCAACAATTTCAGCAAGAAGTTATGATGCTGGCCACATTGAAGCATCCCAACATTGTTCGATTTGTTGGTGCCTGTCGGAAACCATTGGTGTGGTGCATAGTTACAGAATATGCGAAAGGAGGTTCAGTGCGCCAGTTTTTAATGAAGCGTCAGAACAGGGCAGTGCCTCTGAAATTGGCAGTCAAGCAGGCCTTGGATGTTGCAAGAGGAATGGCATATGTTCATGGGCTTGGTCTGATTCATAGGGATTTAAAGTCTGACAATCTTTTGATTTTTGGTGATAAATCTATTAAGATAGCTGATTTTGGTGTTGCTCGCATTGAGGTGCAGACTGAAGGAATGACACCAGAGACAGGGACATACCGCTGGATGGCACC GGAAATGATCCAGCACAGGCCCTACACACAAAAAGTGGATGTCTATAGTTTTGGGATCGTTTTGTGGGAACTCATCACAGGAATGCTTCCTTTTCAGAATATGACAGCAGTACAGGCTGCATTTGCGGTCGTGAACAAGGGTGTCCGTCCTGTCATTCCCAATGATTGCTTAACTGCTCTTGGTGAGATTATGACCCGTTGCTGGGATGCAAACCCTGATATTAGGCCGCCTTTCATCGAAGTTGTGCAAATGCTCGAGAATGCAGAGACCGAGATCTTGACCAGTGTCCGCAAGGCTCGTTTCAGATGTTGCATGAGCATACCAATGACAGTGGACTGA
- the LOC110640293 gene encoding probable LRR receptor-like serine/threonine-protein kinase At1g07650, whose amino-acid sequence MKMAADFASPKLKLLLPIFCFFTFFSFAVSGLAANTTAKLHPAEVKALKEIGRKLGKKDWDFGMDPCSGKGNWSVLDEKKGFESTVTCNCSFNHNSTCHVVSIALKAQNLSGIVPPEFSKLGYLELLDLSRNCLTGSIPIQWATMRLVDLSFMGNRLSGSFPKVLTNITTLKNLSIEGNKFSGSIPPEIGKLIKLQKIIISSNAFTGKLPSELTKLVNLTDLRISDNNFSGKIPGFISKLTQIQKLHIQGCSLEGPIPSTISVLTSLIDLRISDLKGKGSTFPPLSDMESIKTLILRNCMLSGEIPEFIGNMKKLKNLDLSFNNLTGGIPTSFSQLAKVDFMYLTGNKLTRSIPEWVLERNKNVDFSDNNFTWGSSSPIECPGGSVNLVESYSSSANKLSKVHSCLKQDFPCSSSSKHYSLHINCGGKEVIAGDNTTFQADLEARGASLFYSHQSWAFSSTGNFMDNDRDADSYVQTNNSAISNASALDAQLYTTARVSPLSLTYYGLCLMNGNYTVKLHFAEIVFTNDTSFYSLGKRLFDVYIQGKLVLKDFNIAEEAGDVGRPIVKRFTVAVTSHTLKIHFYWAGRGTTGIPVRGVYGPLISAISVDPNFKPPSDNKKEVIIVTGTVAATLFLILLFLGIMWRKGCLGGKVSADKELRGLDLQTGIFTLKQIKASTKNFDAENKIGEGGFGSVYKGLLADGTVIAVKQLSSKSKQGNREFVNEIGMISALQHPNLVKLYGCCVEGNQLMLIYEYMENNCLSRALFGKHSTSRLKLDWPTRKKICLGVARGLSYLHEESRIKIVHRDIKASNVLLDKDLNAKISDFGLAKLNEDDNTHISTRVAGTIGYMAPEYAMRGYLTNKADVYSFGVVALEIVSGKSNTNYRPKEEFVYLLDWAYVLQERGSMLELVDPELGSAYSSEEAMLMLNVALLCTNASPTLRPTMSQVVSMLEGRTAIQDLLSDPGFSAINSKYKAIRNHFWQQNPSQTHSLSTNDPYTDSSNSYIDIEEADRILRVSLVESNSHSHVETKEDANLLTVASVNSN is encoded by the exons ATGAAAATGGCAGCTGATTTTGCAAGTCCAAAGCTGAAGCTTCTGCTCCCCATCTTCTGTTTCTTCACCTTCTTTTCTTTTGCTGTCTCTGGACTTGCAGCTAACACCACCGCTAAGCTTCACCCAGCAGAAG TGAAGGCATTGAAAGAGATAGGGAGAAAACTGGGGAAGAAAGATTGGGATTTTGGAATGGATCCATGCAGTGGAAAAGGGAATTGGAGTGTTTTGGATGAAAAGAAAGGGTTTGAAAGCACTGTCACTTGTAATTGCAGCTTCAATCACAACTCCACTTGCCATGTAGTAAGCAT TGCCTTAAAGGCTCAGAATCTATCTGGAATCGTTCCACCAGAATTTTCAAAGCTTGGCTACCTTGAACTACT GGACCTCAGTCGCAACTGCCTCACTGGTTCTATACCTATCCAATGGGCTACCATGCGCTTAGTCGATCT CTCTTTTATGGGGAATCGATTGTCTGGTTCATTTCCAAAAGTTCTCACCAATATCACCACCCTCAAGAACCT GAGcattgagggaaataaattttcAGGATCCATTCCACCAGAAATTGGAAAATTGATAAAGTTACAGAAAAT TATCATTTCATCAAATGCATTCACAGGAAAATTACCCTCAGAGCTTACCAAGTTGGTCAACTTGACTGATTT GAGAATAAGTGATAATAATTTCTCAGGAAAGATACCTGGTTTCATCAGCAAATTGACACAGATTCAGAAACT GCACATACAGGGTTGCTCACTTGAGGGGCCTATACCTTCTACCATTTCTGTGTTGACAAGCCTAATCGATCT GCGGATTAGTGATCTGAAAGGAAAAGGTTCAACATTCCCACCTTTGAGTGATATGGAATCGATCAAGACACT GATACTAAGGAATTGCATGCTATCTGGAGAGATCCCAGAATTTATTGGGAACATGAAAAAACTAAAAAATCT AGATCTCAGCTTCAATAACCTGACTGGAGGAATTCCTACATCATTTTCCCAATTGGCGAAAGTAGATTTTAT gtACTTGACAGGAAACAAGCTCACTAGATCTATACCTGAATGGGTCCTTGAAAGGAACAAGAATGT GGATTTTTCTGATAACAACTTCACGTGGGGAAGCTCAAGTCCAATTGAATGTCCTGGAGGGAGTGT GAACTTAGTGGAGAGTTACTCTTCATCAGCAAACAAATT AAGTAAAGTCCATTCATGCCTGAAACAGgactttccttgttcttcttcaaGTAAAC ATTACTCCTTGCATATTAATTGTGGTGGTAAAGAGGTAATTGCCGGTGATAACACCACATTCCAAGCTGATTTAGAAGCAAGAGGTGCTTCTCTGTTTTACTCTCATCAGTCTTGGGCATTTAGCAGCACTGGAAACTTCATGGACAATGACAGAGATGCTGATTCCTATGTTCAGACCAATAATTCTGCTATATCCAATGCCTCTGCTCTAGATGCACAACTGTACACCACAGCGCGcgtttctcctctctctctcacttACTATGGACTTTGCCTTATGAATGGGAATTATACTGTAAAGCTCCACTTTGCAGAGATTGTTTTCACAAATGACACTTCATTTTATAGTCTTGGGAAGCGTTTATTTGATGTTTATATCCAG GGAAAGTTGGTTCTGAAAGATTTTAACATCGCAGAAGAGGCTGGTGACGTTGGTAGGCCAATTGTAAAGAGATTTACTGTGGCTGTAACAAGCCACACGTTAAAGATTCACTTTTATTGGGCTGGAAGAGGGACAACAGGCATACCAGTTAGAGGAGTTTATGGCCCTCTTATATCAGCTATATCAGTTGATCCAA ACTTCAAACCACCTTCAGATAACAAAAAGGAAGTCATCATAGTGACTGGCACTGTGGCTGCAACATTGTTTCTTATCCTTCTGTTCCTGGGTATCATGTGGAGGAAAGGCTGTCTGGGAGGCAAAGTGTCTGCAGATAAAG AGCTGAGAGGTCTAGATCTGCAAACAGGAATATTCACACTAAAACAAATAAAAGCTTCCACTAAGAACTTTGATGCGGAAAACAAAATTGGAGAGGGTGGTTTTGGCTCGGTTTACAAG GGTCTACTAGCCGATGGAACTGTAATTGCAGTAAAGCAGCTCTCCTCAAAGTCTAAGCAAGGTAACCgtgaatttgtgaatgaaataggCATGATATCTGCTCTGCAACATCCCAATCTTGTAAAACTATATGGATGCTGTGTTGAGGGAAACCAGTTGATGCTCATATATGAGTACATGGAAAATAACTGCCTATCTCGTGCTCTTTTTG GGAAGCATTCAACAAGCAGGCTAAAACTGGACTGGCCTACCAGGAAAAAAATTTGTCTAGGTGTAGCTAGAGGTTTGTCATACCTTCATGAAGAGTCAAGAATAAAAATTGTGCACAGGGATATCAAGGCAAGCAATGTGTTGCTTGATAAGGATCTGAAtgccaaaatttcagattttggttTGGCTAAGCTAAATGAAGATGACAATACCCATATCAGCACCCGGGTTGCTGGAACTAT TGGCTATATGGCTCCAGAGTATGCAATGCGTGGTTACTTAACTAACAAAGCAGATGTTTATAGCTTTGGAGTTGTTGCATTGGAAATTGTTAGTGGAAAGAGCAACACAAATTACAGGCCAAAGGAGGAATTTGTTTACCTTCTTGATTGG GCTTATGTTTTGCAAGAGAGAGGAAGTATGCTGGAACTGGTTGATCCAGAGTTGGGGTCAGCCTATTCATCAGAGGAAGCAATGTTGATGCTAAATGTAGCTCTGTTGTGTACCAATGCATCCCCAACGCTGAGGCCTACAATGTCTCAAGTTGTAAGCATGCTTGAAGGTCGAACGGCCATTCAAGACCTTCTTTCTGATCCTGGGTTTTCAGCCATCAACTCAAAATACAAGGCTATAAGAAATCACTTCTGGCAGCAGAACCCAAGCCAGACCCATAGCCTGTCTACAAATGATCCTTATACTGATTCCTCAAATTCATATATAGACATAGAAGAGGCTGATCGTATTTTAAGAGTTAGTTTAGTAGAATCCAATTCACATTCACATGTAGAAACGAAAGAGGATGCCAATCTTTTAACAGTTGCTTCCGTAAACTCCAATTAG
- the LOC110640292 gene encoding uncharacterized protein LOC110640292 → MASRNRKLLLLFSILVAFLSFSASARPCKTLFISSYSFSIKPIYPNSHHPSSSGFFTIVTEITQQRSSSEILLDRRVFPTVDDDGDDQDSQPKAIQKPQEAPVLPFGLSSYDMSSLRDRTKDILSVVVALLFGVGCGALTAATMYLVWSLFSTRYDYRYEEFDGEDGDEEDDLSAKKMGYGKIPEAGSMPKQVKEAV, encoded by the coding sequence ATGGCTTCACGAAATCGAaagcttcttcttctcttctcaaTTCTTGTTGCTTTTCTCTCGTTCTCTGCCTCTGCTAGACCCTGCAAAACCCTCTTCATCTCCTCCTACTCCTTCTCCATCAAGCCCATTTACCCTAACTCTCATCACCCTTCCTCCTCCGGATTCTTCACCATCGTCACCGAAATTACTCAACAACGTTCGTCCTCTGAGATCCTCCTCGATCGCCGGGTTTTCCCCACcgttgatgatgatggtgatgatcAAGATTCTCAACCCAAAGCTATCCAAAAGCCGCAAGAAGCTCCTGTCTTGCCTTTTGGGCTTTCTTCCTATGACATGAGTTCTCTCCGTGATCGCACCAAGGACATTCTCAGTGTCGTGGTCGCTTTGCTTTTTGGCGTTGGTTGTGGCGCTCTTACCGCCGCTACCATGTACTTGGTCTGGTCCCTCTTCTCTACCCGCTACGATTACCGCTATGAGGAATTTGATGGCGAGGATGGAGATGAAGAGGATGATCTTAGCGCTAAGAAGATGGGTTATGGTAAGATCCCTGAAGCTGGTTCCATGCCTAAGCAGGTTAAAGAGGCGGTATGA
- the LOC110640290 gene encoding auxin response factor 8, with the protein MKLSTSGLGQQGHEGEKKCLNSELWHACAGPLVSLPTVGSRVVYFPQGHSEQVAATTNKEVDGHIPNYPSLPPQLICQLHNVTMHADVETDEVYAQMTLQPLTPQEQKDTFLPMELGMPSKQPTNYFCKTLTASDTSTHGGFSVPRRAAEKVFPPLDFSLQPPAQELIARDLHDVEWKFRHIFRGQPKRHLLTTGWSVFVSAKRLVAGDSVLFIWNEKNQLLLGIRRATRPQTVMPSSVLSSDSMHIGLLAAAAHAAATNSCFTVFYNPRASPSEFVIPLSKYVKAVFHTRVSVGMRFRMLFETEESSVRRYMGTITGISDLDPVRWPNSHWRSVKVGWDESTAGERQPRVSLWEIEPLTTFPMYPSLFPLRLRRPWHPGSSSLHDNRDEAGNGLMWLRGGTGEQGIHSLNFQAVNMFPWTQQRLDPALLGNDQNQWYQAMLATGLPNLGSGDPLRQQFMQFQQPFQYLQQSSSHCPLLQLQQQHQAIQQSTSHNILQAQNQISTESLPRHLLQQQLNNQTDDHTQQQHKQQQQQHSYHDALQIQGEQLQRQQPNVPSPSFSKTDFMDSNTKYSASTTPIQNMLGSMCAEGSGNLLDFTRTGQSTLTTLTEQLPQQSWVPKYAHSQVNAYTNSLSLPRPYPEKDPAMEPESCNLDAQNHTNFGVNIDSSGLLLPTTLPRYASSTVDADVSSMPLGDSGFQNSIYGGVQDSSELLPSAGQVDPPTPSRTFVKVYKSGSVGRSLDISRFSSYHELREELAQMFGIEGKLENPRRSGWQLVFVDRENDILLLGDDPWEAFVNNVWYIKILTPEDVQKMGEQGLESFSPNVGQRIE; encoded by the exons ATGAAGCTTTCAACTTCTGGGTTGGGTCAGCAGGGTCATGAAG GCGAGAAGAAATGTTTGAATTCGGAGCTATGGCATGCCTGCGCTGGACCACTCGTGTCCCTACCAACAGTGGGGAGCCGAGTGGTCTACTTCCCTCAGGGACATAGTGAGCAG GTGGCTGCCACTACTAACAAAGAAGTTGATGGGCACATACCCAATTACCCAAGTTTGCCGCCTCAGTTGATATGCCAACTCCACAATGTCACTATGCAT GCAGATGTTGAAACGGATGAAGTGTATGCCCAGATGACTTTACAGCCTTTGACCCCG CAAGAGCAGAAGGATACATTTCTTCCCATGGAATTGGGAATGCCAAGCAAGCAGCCCACAAATTATTTTTGTAAGACATTGACTGCAAGTGATACTAGTACGCATGGAGGCTTCTCTGTTCCTCGTCGTGCTGCAGAGAAAGTTTTCCCTCCTCTG GATTTCTCACTGCAGCCACCAGCACAGGAACTTATTGCAAGAGATCTGCATGATGTTGAATGGAAATTTAGGCATATTTTCCGAG GCCAGCCCAAACGGCATCTGCTTACTACAGGGTGGAGTGTTTTTGTTAGTGCCAAAAGACTTGTGGCTGGAGATTCTGTTCTTTTTATCTG GAATGAGAAAAATCAGCTTCTTTTGGGAATTCGTCGGGCTACTCGACCACAAACTGTAATGCCATCTTCTGTATTATCTAGTGATAGTATGCATATTGGACTTCTCGCTGCTGCAGCTCATGCTGCAGCAACCAATAGCTGCTTTACAGTTTTCTATAACCCAAG GGCTAGTCCATCCGAGTTTGTTATACCTCTTTCCAAATATGTCAAAGCAGTATTCCACACTCGTGTTTCAGTTGGGATGCGCTTCCGAATGCTCTTTGAGACTGAAGAATCAAGTGTCCGTAG GTACATGGGTACAATAACAGGCATAAGTGATCTGGATCCTGTTCGGTGGCCAAATTCTCATTGGCGTTCTGTCAAG GTTGGCTGGGATGAGTCAACAGCAGGTGAGCGGCAGCCAAGGGTATCCTTATGGGAGATTGAGCCTTTAACTACTTTCCCCATGTATCCGTCACTGTTTCCCCTCAGACTTAGACGACCTTGGCATCCTGGGTCCTCATCTTTGCATg ATAACAGAGATGAAGCTGGTAATGGCTTAATGTGGCTTAGGGGTGGAACTGGTGAGCAGGGTATTCACTCTCTAAATTTTCAAGCTGTCAATATGTTTCCCTGGACACAGCAGAGACTGGATCCAGCATTGCTAGGGAATGATCAGAACCAGTGGTACCAGGCTATGTTGGCAACTGGTTTGCCAAATCTGGGAAGTGGAGATCCCCTGAGACAGCAATTTATGCAGTTTCAGCAGCCTTTTCAATATCTTCAACAGTCGAGCAGCCATTGTCCACTGTTGCAGCTACAGCAGCAGCATCAAGCAATTCAACAATCAACCTCTCATAATATACTGCAGGCACAAAATCAGATTTCAACTGAAAGCTTGCCCCGGCATTTATTGCAGCAACAACTCAACAATCAAACAGATGATCATACACAGCAACAGCATAAGCAACAACAACAGCAACATAGTTACCATGATGCGCTTCAGATTCAAGGTGAACAACTCCAGAGACAGCAGCCAAATGTACCTTCTCCATCATTTTCAAAAACTGATTTCATGGACTCAAACACCAAGTACTCGGCATCTACTACCCCTATACAGAACATGCTGGGTTCTATGTGTGCTGAAGGGAGTGGTAACCTTTTGGACTTCACCAGAACTGGTCAATCAACACTAACTACACTAACTGAGCAGTTGCCTCAACAGTCTTGGGTCCCAAAATATGCACATTCACAGGTCAATGCTTATACCAATTCTCTGTCACTTCCTCGTCCATATCCTGAGAAAGATCCTGCTATGGAGCCAGAAAGTTGCAACTTGGATGCTCAAAATCATACCAATTTTGGTGTGAACATTGATTCATCTGGACTCTTACTGCCTACCACACTGCCCAGATATGCCTCTTCGACAGTTGATGCTGATGTGTCCTCAATGCCATTGGGGGATTCTGGGTTTCAGAATTCTATATATGGTGGTGTGCAAGACTCTTCTGAATTATTGCCGAGTGCAGGGCAAGTTGACCCGCCAACCCCAAGTCGAACATTTGTCAAG GTCTATAAGTCAGGGTCGGTTGGGCGCTCACTGGACATCTCCCGGTTCAGCAGCTACCATGAGCTGCGAGAGGAACTGGCTCAGATGTTTGGCATCGAGGGGAAGTTAGAAAACCCTCGTAGATCAGGCTGGCAGCTTGTATTTGTCGACAGGGAGAATGATATACTTCTCCTTGGAGATGACCCATGGGA GGCATTTGTGAACAATGTTTGGTATATCAAGATACTTACCCCAGAGGATGTACAAAAGATGGGGGAGCAGGGGTTGGAATCCTTCAGCCCAAATGTAGGTCAAAGGATCGAGTAA
- the LOC110640291 gene encoding exopolygalacturonase-like, translating to MNSIMNGLSIFLLLSFAFTIKADLPGVFNVKKYGAKSDGSSDISQALLSAWKEACAATGSTIVFIQKGDYALRQVDLVGPCKGDITFKLEGTLKAPTNPGDLGGDCWVRFRDVDGLKVSGGGTFDGQGEVAWKQNNCAKTANCKALPMNIRFDFVTNAMIQDITSLDSKNFHINVMGCKNITFKHVTITAPEDSANTDGIHMGRCNGVNIIDTNIGTGDDCISIGDGSQQVTISGVTCGPGHGISVGSLGKYKNEEPVVGIFVKSCQITGTSNGVRIKSWPGMYAGTASDIHFEDITMKNVSNPVLIDQTYCPWGQCNEKATSNVKLSEISFKRIKGTSATALAVKLACSRTLPCEKVELGDIDLTYSGNEGPAKSECTNIKPIVSGKLNPPGC from the exons ATGAATTCGATAATGAATGGCTTGAGTATTTTCTTATTGCTATCATTTGCTTTTACTATTAAAGCAGATTTACCTGGAGTCTTTAATGTGAAAAAATATGGCGCCAAATCTGATGGGAGTTCAGATATTAGCCAG GCCTTGTTGAGTGCTTGGAAAGAGGCTTGTGCAGCAACAGGTTCTACCATAGTTTTCATTCAAAAGGGTGATTATGCTTTGCGCCAGGTAGATTTAGTAGGTCCTTGTAAGGGTGATATTACATTTAAATTGGAAGGAACCCTTAAGGCCCCAACAAATCCTGGTGACCTCGGTGGGGACTGTTGGGTTAGATTTAGAGATGTTGATGGATTAAAAGTGTCTGGTGGTGGAACTTTTGATGGACAAGGAGAAGTTGCATGGAAGCAAAATAATTGTGCAAAGACCGCAAATTGCAAGGCCCTTCCAATG AATATCCGATTTGATTTTGTTACCAATGCCATGATTCAAGATATAACATCCCTGGATAGCAAGAATTTCCATATTAATGTCATGGGCTGCAAAAACATTACCTTCAAACATGTTACAATTACAGCACCTGAAGATAGTGCTAATACAGATGGAATTCACATGGGACGCTGTAATGGAGTAAATATTATTGATACGAATATTGGCACGGGCGATGATTGCATCTCCATTGGGGATGGCAGCCAACAAGTGACGATATCAGGAGTTACGTGTGGACCTGGTCATGGCATCAGCGTCGGAAGTTTAGGAAAATACAAAAATGAAGAACCCGTAGTTGGAATTTTTGTTAAAAGTTGCCAAATCACAGGTACTTCAAATGGTGTGAGAATCAAATCTTGGCCAGGAATGTACGCTGGTACTGCAAGTGATATTCATTTTGAGGATATCACTATGAAAAATGTTAGTAACCCTGTACTGATAGATCAAACTTATTGCCCATGGGGTCAATGCAATGAAAAG GCTACATCAAATGTTAAGCTCAGCGAAATTAGCTTCAAGAGAATAAAGGGAACCTCTGCAACTGCTCTAGCTGTTAAGCTTGCTTGCAGCAGAACCCTTCCATGCGAGAAGGTGGAGCTTGGTGATATTGACCTCACTTACAGCGGCAATGAAGGTCCTGCAAAATCAGAATGCACTAATATTAAGCCCATAGTTTCCGGGAAGCTAAACCCACCTGGATGTTAA